A section of the Cyprinus carpio isolate SPL01 unplaced genomic scaffold, ASM1834038v1 S000006559, whole genome shotgun sequence genome encodes:
- the mogat3a gene encoding 2-acylglycerol O-acyltransferase 2-B yields the protein MKIEFAPLRLPLRRRLQTAAVVQWVFSFLALAQVCLAVFVLLCLSDWWILAALYVGWLYLDRDTPSCGGRRSHWVRNWRVWTYFRDYFPITLMKTADLDPRYNYLFGFHPHGVLVAGGFGNFCTEASGFSRMFPGLTPYLLMLPFWFRVPFFREYIMGGGLVSSEKASASYLLSRPGGGQAAVIAVGGAPESLDARPGALTLQLLQRKGFIKLALKHGRHYVYVESPKTMETQRVCYMEPPPPPNFVALPLFHARGVFQYSFGLLPYRKPIHTVVGRPIPVSQNPCPSKDDIDALHTLYMEALTQVFEENKNNYGIPEDKHLNFI from the exons CTCAGGTGTGTCTGGCGGTGTTTGTCCTCCTCTGTCTCAGTGATTGGTGGATTCTGGCGGCGCTGTATGTTGGTTGGCTGTATCTAGACAGGGACACGCCCTCGTGCGGAGGTCGGAGGTCGCACTGGGTCAGGAACTGGCGTGTGTGGACGTATTTCAGGGATTATTTCCCCATCACA CTGATGAAGACGGCGGACCTGGACCCTCGTTACAATTATCTGTTCGGGTTTCATCCTCACGGCGTGCTGGTGGCCGGCGGATTCGGGAATTTCTGCACGGAAGCGTCGGGATTCTCTCGGATGTTCCCCGGACTCACGCCGTACCTGCTGATGCTGCCCTTCTGGTTCAGAGTTCCCTTCTTCAGAGAATACATCATGGgcggag GGCTGGTGTCCAGTGAGAAGGCCAGTGCGAGTTACCTGCTGAGTCGTCCAGGTGGAGGTCAGGCGGCTGTGATCGCGGTGGGCGGAGCTCCGGAATCACTGGACGCTCGACCCGGAGCCTTAACCCTCCAGCTGCTGCAGCGCAAGGGCTTCATTAAACTCGCCCTCAAACacgg TAGACACTATGTCTATGTAGAGTCCCCAAAAACCATGGAAACACAACGTGTGTGTTACATGGAG cccccccccccccccaatttcgTGGCTTTGCCTCTCT TTCACGCCAGAGGAGTTTTCCAGTACAGCTTCGGTCTGCTGCCGTACAGGAAGCCCATTCACACCGTGG TGGGACGTCCCATTCCTGTCTCTCAGAACCCGTGTCCCAGTAAAGACGACATCGACGCTCTGCACACTCTCTACATGGAG GCTCTGACGCAGGTGTTCGAAGAGAATAAAAACAACTACGGCATCCCAGAGGACAAACACCTCAACTTCATCTGA